Proteins encoded together in one Nymphalis io chromosome 24, ilAglIoxx1.1, whole genome shotgun sequence window:
- the LOC126777871 gene encoding transmembrane and coiled-coil domains protein 2 isoform X5 — translation MDTLHVGHGHSKGSSRSQSPSAADLRDPAVVTDDVIRSRVQSPSTAHHDSSRHGETRAHHVKSHSRDLGNSPLSSNTTANSSRDLEDSPQKKNMSNILAPGDYAYAVCSPNVSYALSSADEYGSPAYRGQDGDYINQGDEMDGGGNVTSAKAQAAIAHLNSKIERTKDLIRLEQTIRDDNVNEYLKLAANADKQQLQRIKAVFEKKNQKSALCIVQLQKKLDGYNKRIKNWEQHGTSGQSHRQPREVLRDMGQGLKNVGGNIRDGITGLGGSVMSAPREFAHLFSRSNRFGSADNIAQLAGSRASEAGEGRGSTLPRAATAGAASPAHKYSPDASPSSSVTSEGAPYPTQPGSNMSEATFSMKPILNELRERREDYERLAEKIDSIKNLSQDVSFLSAALQEERFKTERLEEQINDLTELHQNEVENLKQALTDVEEKVQYQSEERIRDIHEALDLCQTKISKLEQWAAGGGGAGGAGGAGGEAGGAAALPPRLLLVKLLNVAITLLQLALLLVATVAGVAMPFLRTRVRVLTTSLAVMVGVMVLKQWPEVTQLSEHLVRRLKEYLLDKHHDRYECKSLCG, via the exons ATGGATACGTTGCATGTGGGGCACGGTCACAGCAAGGGATCGAGTAGGAGCCAGTCGCCCTCCGCGGCTGATTTACGCGACCCTGCGGTGGTGACGGATGACGTCATTAGGTCGAGGGTGCAGTCGCCGTCCACAGCACACCAT GATTCATCGCGTCACGGCGAGACCAGGGCGCACCATGTCAAGTCCCATTCCAGAGACCTCGGCAACAGCCCGCTATCCAGTAACACCACGGCGAATAGTTCTAGAGA CTTAGAAGATTCGCCTCAAAAGAAGAATATGTCGAATATATTGGCACCTGGTGATTACGCTTACGCGGTATGCAGTCCTAACGTCTCCTATGCATTATCGTCAGCCGATGAATACGGCTCGCCGGCTTATCGAg GTCAGGATGGAGACTATATCAATCAAG GCGACGAAATGGATGGTGGTGGTAACGTGACGTCAGCGAAGGCGCAGGCGGCGATCGCACACCTCAACAGTAAGATCGAACGTACCAAGGACCTGATACGTCTCGAACAGACCATTAGAGATG ACAACGTAAACGAGTACCTGAAGTTAGCAGCCAACGCCGACAAACAGCAGCTACAGCGCATCAAAGCGGTGTTCGAGAAAAAGAACCAGAAAAGCGCACTCTGCATCGTCCAGCTGCAAAAAAAGCTAGATGGTTATAACAAGAGGATTAAAAACTGGGAG caACACGGAACAAGTGGACAGTCACACAGGCAACCTCGAGAAGTTCTAAGAGATATGGGACAAGGGCTCAA GAATGTTGGTGGTAACATCCGCGACGGTATCACGGGCCTGGGTGGTAGCGTGATGTCAGCGCCGCGCGAGTTCGCGCATCTCTTCTCGCGCTCCAATCGCTTCGGCTCCGCGGACAACATCGCACAGCTCGCCG GCTCGCGCGCGTCGGAGGCGGGCGAGGGCCGCGGCTCCACGCTGCCGCGCGCCGCCACCGCCGGCGCCGCGTCGCCCGCGCACAAGTACTCGCCCGACGCCTCGCCCTCCTCCTCCGTCACCAGCGAGGGCGCGCC GTATCCGACGCAACCGGGGTCGAATATGTCGGAAGCTACCTTCAGTATGAAGCCAATACTAAACGAGCTCCGGGAACGGCGGGAGGACTACGAGCGGTTAGCGGAAAAAATTGATTCGATAAAG AATCTGTCGCAGGACGTGTCCTTCTTGTCAGCTGCGCTACAAGAGGAACGCTTCAAGACGGAGCGACTGGAGGAACAAATCAATGATCTCACTGAACTGCACCAAAATGAG gtagaaaatttaaaacaagcACTCACGGATGTTGAGGAGAAAGTACAGTACCAGAGCGAAGAGCGAATACGAGACATACACGAGGCGCTCGATCTGTGTCAAactaaa ATCAGCAAGCTGGAGCAGtgggcggcgggcggcggcggcgcgggcggcgcggggggcgcgggcggggaggcgggcggcgcggccGCGCTGCCGCCGCGCCTGCTGCTCGTCAAGCTGCTCAACGTGGCCATCACGCTGCTGCAGCTGGCGCTGCTGCTGGTGGCCACCGTGGCCGGCGTCGCCATGCCCTTCCTGCGCACCAG ggTGCGAGTCCTTACAACAAGTTTAGCCGTAATGGTCGGCGTTATGGTCTTAAAACAGTGGCCCGAAGTCACTCAGCTCTCGGAGCACCTGGTCCGACGCCTCAAGGAATACCTTCTAGACAAGCACCACGACAG gTATGAATGCAAGTCGTTGTGTGGTTGA
- the LOC126777871 gene encoding transmembrane and coiled-coil domains protein 2 isoform X2: MDTLHVGHGHSKGSSRSQSPSAADLRDPAVVTDDVIRSRVQSPSTAHHDSSRHGETRAHHVKSHSRDLGNSPLSSNTTANSSRDLEDSPQKKNMSNILAPGDYAYAVCSPNVSYALSSADEYGSPAYRGQDGDYINQGDEMDGGGNVTSAKAQAAIAHLNSKIERTKDLIRLEQTIRDDNVNEYLKLAANADKQQLQRIKAVFEKKNQKSALCIVQLQKKLDGYNKRIKNWEQHGTSGQSHRQPREVLRDMGQGLKNVGGNIRDGITGLGGSVMSAPREFAHLFSRSNRFGSADNIAQLAENTGPSNASSEGSRASEAGEGRGSTLPRAATAGAASPAHKYSPDASPSSSVTSEGAPYPTQPGSNMSEATFSMKPILNELRERREDYERLAEKIDSIKNLSQDVSFLSAALQEERFKTERLEEQINDLTELHQNEVENLKQALTDVEEKVQYQSEERIRDIHEALDLCQTKISKLEQWAAGGGGAGGAGGAGGEAGGAAALPPRLLLVKLLNVAITLLQLALLLVATVAGVAMPFLRTRVRVLTTSLAVMVGVMVLKQWPEVTQLSEHLVRRLKEYLLDKHHDRYECKSLCG, from the exons ATGGATACGTTGCATGTGGGGCACGGTCACAGCAAGGGATCGAGTAGGAGCCAGTCGCCCTCCGCGGCTGATTTACGCGACCCTGCGGTGGTGACGGATGACGTCATTAGGTCGAGGGTGCAGTCGCCGTCCACAGCACACCAT GATTCATCGCGTCACGGCGAGACCAGGGCGCACCATGTCAAGTCCCATTCCAGAGACCTCGGCAACAGCCCGCTATCCAGTAACACCACGGCGAATAGTTCTAGAGA CTTAGAAGATTCGCCTCAAAAGAAGAATATGTCGAATATATTGGCACCTGGTGATTACGCTTACGCGGTATGCAGTCCTAACGTCTCCTATGCATTATCGTCAGCCGATGAATACGGCTCGCCGGCTTATCGAg GTCAGGATGGAGACTATATCAATCAAG GCGACGAAATGGATGGTGGTGGTAACGTGACGTCAGCGAAGGCGCAGGCGGCGATCGCACACCTCAACAGTAAGATCGAACGTACCAAGGACCTGATACGTCTCGAACAGACCATTAGAGATG ACAACGTAAACGAGTACCTGAAGTTAGCAGCCAACGCCGACAAACAGCAGCTACAGCGCATCAAAGCGGTGTTCGAGAAAAAGAACCAGAAAAGCGCACTCTGCATCGTCCAGCTGCAAAAAAAGCTAGATGGTTATAACAAGAGGATTAAAAACTGGGAG caACACGGAACAAGTGGACAGTCACACAGGCAACCTCGAGAAGTTCTAAGAGATATGGGACAAGGGCTCAA GAATGTTGGTGGTAACATCCGCGACGGTATCACGGGCCTGGGTGGTAGCGTGATGTCAGCGCCGCGCGAGTTCGCGCATCTCTTCTCGCGCTCCAATCGCTTCGGCTCCGCGGACAACATCGCACAGCTCGCCG AGAACACGGGCCCTT CGAACGCGTCGTCGGAAGGCTCGCGCGCGTCGGAGGCGGGCGAGGGCCGCGGCTCCACGCTGCCGCGCGCCGCCACCGCCGGCGCCGCGTCGCCCGCGCACAAGTACTCGCCCGACGCCTCGCCCTCCTCCTCCGTCACCAGCGAGGGCGCGCC GTATCCGACGCAACCGGGGTCGAATATGTCGGAAGCTACCTTCAGTATGAAGCCAATACTAAACGAGCTCCGGGAACGGCGGGAGGACTACGAGCGGTTAGCGGAAAAAATTGATTCGATAAAG AATCTGTCGCAGGACGTGTCCTTCTTGTCAGCTGCGCTACAAGAGGAACGCTTCAAGACGGAGCGACTGGAGGAACAAATCAATGATCTCACTGAACTGCACCAAAATGAG gtagaaaatttaaaacaagcACTCACGGATGTTGAGGAGAAAGTACAGTACCAGAGCGAAGAGCGAATACGAGACATACACGAGGCGCTCGATCTGTGTCAAactaaa ATCAGCAAGCTGGAGCAGtgggcggcgggcggcggcggcgcgggcggcgcggggggcgcgggcggggaggcgggcggcgcggccGCGCTGCCGCCGCGCCTGCTGCTCGTCAAGCTGCTCAACGTGGCCATCACGCTGCTGCAGCTGGCGCTGCTGCTGGTGGCCACCGTGGCCGGCGTCGCCATGCCCTTCCTGCGCACCAG ggTGCGAGTCCTTACAACAAGTTTAGCCGTAATGGTCGGCGTTATGGTCTTAAAACAGTGGCCCGAAGTCACTCAGCTCTCGGAGCACCTGGTCCGACGCCTCAAGGAATACCTTCTAGACAAGCACCACGACAG gTATGAATGCAAGTCGTTGTGTGGTTGA
- the LOC126777871 gene encoding transmembrane and coiled-coil domains protein 2 isoform X1 translates to MDTLHVGHGHSKGSSRSQSPSAADLRDPAVVTDDVIRSRVQSPSTAHHDSSRHGETRAHHVKSHSRDLGNSPLSSNTTANSSRDLEDSPQKKNMSNILAPGDYAYAVCSPNVSYALSSADEYGSPAYRGQDGDYINQGDEMDGGGNVTSAKAQAAIAHLNSKIERTKDLIRLEQTIRDDNVNEYLKLAANADKQQLQRIKAVFEKKNQKSALCIVQLQKKLDGYNKRIKNWEQHGTSGQSHRQPREVLRDMGQGLKNVGGNIRDGITGLGGSVMSAPREFAHLFSRSNRFGSADNIAQLAENTGPSPQHAELRANASSEGSRASEAGEGRGSTLPRAATAGAASPAHKYSPDASPSSSVTSEGAPYPTQPGSNMSEATFSMKPILNELRERREDYERLAEKIDSIKNLSQDVSFLSAALQEERFKTERLEEQINDLTELHQNEVENLKQALTDVEEKVQYQSEERIRDIHEALDLCQTKISKLEQWAAGGGGAGGAGGAGGEAGGAAALPPRLLLVKLLNVAITLLQLALLLVATVAGVAMPFLRTRVRVLTTSLAVMVGVMVLKQWPEVTQLSEHLVRRLKEYLLDKHHDRYECKSLCG, encoded by the exons ATGGATACGTTGCATGTGGGGCACGGTCACAGCAAGGGATCGAGTAGGAGCCAGTCGCCCTCCGCGGCTGATTTACGCGACCCTGCGGTGGTGACGGATGACGTCATTAGGTCGAGGGTGCAGTCGCCGTCCACAGCACACCAT GATTCATCGCGTCACGGCGAGACCAGGGCGCACCATGTCAAGTCCCATTCCAGAGACCTCGGCAACAGCCCGCTATCCAGTAACACCACGGCGAATAGTTCTAGAGA CTTAGAAGATTCGCCTCAAAAGAAGAATATGTCGAATATATTGGCACCTGGTGATTACGCTTACGCGGTATGCAGTCCTAACGTCTCCTATGCATTATCGTCAGCCGATGAATACGGCTCGCCGGCTTATCGAg GTCAGGATGGAGACTATATCAATCAAG GCGACGAAATGGATGGTGGTGGTAACGTGACGTCAGCGAAGGCGCAGGCGGCGATCGCACACCTCAACAGTAAGATCGAACGTACCAAGGACCTGATACGTCTCGAACAGACCATTAGAGATG ACAACGTAAACGAGTACCTGAAGTTAGCAGCCAACGCCGACAAACAGCAGCTACAGCGCATCAAAGCGGTGTTCGAGAAAAAGAACCAGAAAAGCGCACTCTGCATCGTCCAGCTGCAAAAAAAGCTAGATGGTTATAACAAGAGGATTAAAAACTGGGAG caACACGGAACAAGTGGACAGTCACACAGGCAACCTCGAGAAGTTCTAAGAGATATGGGACAAGGGCTCAA GAATGTTGGTGGTAACATCCGCGACGGTATCACGGGCCTGGGTGGTAGCGTGATGTCAGCGCCGCGCGAGTTCGCGCATCTCTTCTCGCGCTCCAATCGCTTCGGCTCCGCGGACAACATCGCACAGCTCGCCG AGAACACGGGCCCTT CCCCACAACACGCGGAACTGAGAG CGAACGCGTCGTCGGAAGGCTCGCGCGCGTCGGAGGCGGGCGAGGGCCGCGGCTCCACGCTGCCGCGCGCCGCCACCGCCGGCGCCGCGTCGCCCGCGCACAAGTACTCGCCCGACGCCTCGCCCTCCTCCTCCGTCACCAGCGAGGGCGCGCC GTATCCGACGCAACCGGGGTCGAATATGTCGGAAGCTACCTTCAGTATGAAGCCAATACTAAACGAGCTCCGGGAACGGCGGGAGGACTACGAGCGGTTAGCGGAAAAAATTGATTCGATAAAG AATCTGTCGCAGGACGTGTCCTTCTTGTCAGCTGCGCTACAAGAGGAACGCTTCAAGACGGAGCGACTGGAGGAACAAATCAATGATCTCACTGAACTGCACCAAAATGAG gtagaaaatttaaaacaagcACTCACGGATGTTGAGGAGAAAGTACAGTACCAGAGCGAAGAGCGAATACGAGACATACACGAGGCGCTCGATCTGTGTCAAactaaa ATCAGCAAGCTGGAGCAGtgggcggcgggcggcggcggcgcgggcggcgcggggggcgcgggcggggaggcgggcggcgcggccGCGCTGCCGCCGCGCCTGCTGCTCGTCAAGCTGCTCAACGTGGCCATCACGCTGCTGCAGCTGGCGCTGCTGCTGGTGGCCACCGTGGCCGGCGTCGCCATGCCCTTCCTGCGCACCAG ggTGCGAGTCCTTACAACAAGTTTAGCCGTAATGGTCGGCGTTATGGTCTTAAAACAGTGGCCCGAAGTCACTCAGCTCTCGGAGCACCTGGTCCGACGCCTCAAGGAATACCTTCTAGACAAGCACCACGACAG gTATGAATGCAAGTCGTTGTGTGGTTGA
- the LOC126777871 gene encoding transmembrane and coiled-coil domains protein 2 isoform X4 — translation MDTLHVGHGHSKGSSRSQSPSAADLRDPAVVTDDVIRSRVQSPSTAHHDSSRHGETRAHHVKSHSRDLGNSPLSSNTTANSSRDLEDSPQKKNMSNILAPGDYAYAVCSPNVSYALSSADEYGSPAYRGQDGDYINQGDEMDGGGNVTSAKAQAAIAHLNSKIERTKDLIRLEQTIRDDNVNEYLKLAANADKQQLQRIKAVFEKKNQKSALCIVQLQKKLDGYNKRIKNWEQHGTSGQSHRQPREVLRDMGQGLKNVGGNIRDGITGLGGSVMSAPREFAHLFSRSNRFGSADNIAQLAENTGPCSRASEAGEGRGSTLPRAATAGAASPAHKYSPDASPSSSVTSEGAPYPTQPGSNMSEATFSMKPILNELRERREDYERLAEKIDSIKNLSQDVSFLSAALQEERFKTERLEEQINDLTELHQNEVENLKQALTDVEEKVQYQSEERIRDIHEALDLCQTKISKLEQWAAGGGGAGGAGGAGGEAGGAAALPPRLLLVKLLNVAITLLQLALLLVATVAGVAMPFLRTRVRVLTTSLAVMVGVMVLKQWPEVTQLSEHLVRRLKEYLLDKHHDRYECKSLCG, via the exons ATGGATACGTTGCATGTGGGGCACGGTCACAGCAAGGGATCGAGTAGGAGCCAGTCGCCCTCCGCGGCTGATTTACGCGACCCTGCGGTGGTGACGGATGACGTCATTAGGTCGAGGGTGCAGTCGCCGTCCACAGCACACCAT GATTCATCGCGTCACGGCGAGACCAGGGCGCACCATGTCAAGTCCCATTCCAGAGACCTCGGCAACAGCCCGCTATCCAGTAACACCACGGCGAATAGTTCTAGAGA CTTAGAAGATTCGCCTCAAAAGAAGAATATGTCGAATATATTGGCACCTGGTGATTACGCTTACGCGGTATGCAGTCCTAACGTCTCCTATGCATTATCGTCAGCCGATGAATACGGCTCGCCGGCTTATCGAg GTCAGGATGGAGACTATATCAATCAAG GCGACGAAATGGATGGTGGTGGTAACGTGACGTCAGCGAAGGCGCAGGCGGCGATCGCACACCTCAACAGTAAGATCGAACGTACCAAGGACCTGATACGTCTCGAACAGACCATTAGAGATG ACAACGTAAACGAGTACCTGAAGTTAGCAGCCAACGCCGACAAACAGCAGCTACAGCGCATCAAAGCGGTGTTCGAGAAAAAGAACCAGAAAAGCGCACTCTGCATCGTCCAGCTGCAAAAAAAGCTAGATGGTTATAACAAGAGGATTAAAAACTGGGAG caACACGGAACAAGTGGACAGTCACACAGGCAACCTCGAGAAGTTCTAAGAGATATGGGACAAGGGCTCAA GAATGTTGGTGGTAACATCCGCGACGGTATCACGGGCCTGGGTGGTAGCGTGATGTCAGCGCCGCGCGAGTTCGCGCATCTCTTCTCGCGCTCCAATCGCTTCGGCTCCGCGGACAACATCGCACAGCTCGCCG AGAACACGGGCCCTT GCTCGCGCGCGTCGGAGGCGGGCGAGGGCCGCGGCTCCACGCTGCCGCGCGCCGCCACCGCCGGCGCCGCGTCGCCCGCGCACAAGTACTCGCCCGACGCCTCGCCCTCCTCCTCCGTCACCAGCGAGGGCGCGCC GTATCCGACGCAACCGGGGTCGAATATGTCGGAAGCTACCTTCAGTATGAAGCCAATACTAAACGAGCTCCGGGAACGGCGGGAGGACTACGAGCGGTTAGCGGAAAAAATTGATTCGATAAAG AATCTGTCGCAGGACGTGTCCTTCTTGTCAGCTGCGCTACAAGAGGAACGCTTCAAGACGGAGCGACTGGAGGAACAAATCAATGATCTCACTGAACTGCACCAAAATGAG gtagaaaatttaaaacaagcACTCACGGATGTTGAGGAGAAAGTACAGTACCAGAGCGAAGAGCGAATACGAGACATACACGAGGCGCTCGATCTGTGTCAAactaaa ATCAGCAAGCTGGAGCAGtgggcggcgggcggcggcggcgcgggcggcgcggggggcgcgggcggggaggcgggcggcgcggccGCGCTGCCGCCGCGCCTGCTGCTCGTCAAGCTGCTCAACGTGGCCATCACGCTGCTGCAGCTGGCGCTGCTGCTGGTGGCCACCGTGGCCGGCGTCGCCATGCCCTTCCTGCGCACCAG ggTGCGAGTCCTTACAACAAGTTTAGCCGTAATGGTCGGCGTTATGGTCTTAAAACAGTGGCCCGAAGTCACTCAGCTCTCGGAGCACCTGGTCCGACGCCTCAAGGAATACCTTCTAGACAAGCACCACGACAG gTATGAATGCAAGTCGTTGTGTGGTTGA
- the LOC126777871 gene encoding transmembrane and coiled-coil domains protein 2 isoform X3 — protein sequence MDTLHVGHGHSKGSSRSQSPSAADLRDPAVVTDDVIRSRVQSPSTAHHDSSRHGETRAHHVKSHSRDLGNSPLSSNTTANSSRDLEDSPQKKNMSNILAPGDYAYAVCSPNVSYALSSADEYGSPAYRGQDGDYINQGDEMDGGGNVTSAKAQAAIAHLNSKIERTKDLIRLEQTIRDDNVNEYLKLAANADKQQLQRIKAVFEKKNQKSALCIVQLQKKLDGYNKRIKNWEQHGTSGQSHRQPREVLRDMGQGLKNVGGNIRDGITGLGGSVMSAPREFAHLFSRSNRFGSADNIAQLAANASSEGSRASEAGEGRGSTLPRAATAGAASPAHKYSPDASPSSSVTSEGAPYPTQPGSNMSEATFSMKPILNELRERREDYERLAEKIDSIKNLSQDVSFLSAALQEERFKTERLEEQINDLTELHQNEVENLKQALTDVEEKVQYQSEERIRDIHEALDLCQTKISKLEQWAAGGGGAGGAGGAGGEAGGAAALPPRLLLVKLLNVAITLLQLALLLVATVAGVAMPFLRTRVRVLTTSLAVMVGVMVLKQWPEVTQLSEHLVRRLKEYLLDKHHDRYECKSLCG from the exons ATGGATACGTTGCATGTGGGGCACGGTCACAGCAAGGGATCGAGTAGGAGCCAGTCGCCCTCCGCGGCTGATTTACGCGACCCTGCGGTGGTGACGGATGACGTCATTAGGTCGAGGGTGCAGTCGCCGTCCACAGCACACCAT GATTCATCGCGTCACGGCGAGACCAGGGCGCACCATGTCAAGTCCCATTCCAGAGACCTCGGCAACAGCCCGCTATCCAGTAACACCACGGCGAATAGTTCTAGAGA CTTAGAAGATTCGCCTCAAAAGAAGAATATGTCGAATATATTGGCACCTGGTGATTACGCTTACGCGGTATGCAGTCCTAACGTCTCCTATGCATTATCGTCAGCCGATGAATACGGCTCGCCGGCTTATCGAg GTCAGGATGGAGACTATATCAATCAAG GCGACGAAATGGATGGTGGTGGTAACGTGACGTCAGCGAAGGCGCAGGCGGCGATCGCACACCTCAACAGTAAGATCGAACGTACCAAGGACCTGATACGTCTCGAACAGACCATTAGAGATG ACAACGTAAACGAGTACCTGAAGTTAGCAGCCAACGCCGACAAACAGCAGCTACAGCGCATCAAAGCGGTGTTCGAGAAAAAGAACCAGAAAAGCGCACTCTGCATCGTCCAGCTGCAAAAAAAGCTAGATGGTTATAACAAGAGGATTAAAAACTGGGAG caACACGGAACAAGTGGACAGTCACACAGGCAACCTCGAGAAGTTCTAAGAGATATGGGACAAGGGCTCAA GAATGTTGGTGGTAACATCCGCGACGGTATCACGGGCCTGGGTGGTAGCGTGATGTCAGCGCCGCGCGAGTTCGCGCATCTCTTCTCGCGCTCCAATCGCTTCGGCTCCGCGGACAACATCGCACAGCTCGCCG CGAACGCGTCGTCGGAAGGCTCGCGCGCGTCGGAGGCGGGCGAGGGCCGCGGCTCCACGCTGCCGCGCGCCGCCACCGCCGGCGCCGCGTCGCCCGCGCACAAGTACTCGCCCGACGCCTCGCCCTCCTCCTCCGTCACCAGCGAGGGCGCGCC GTATCCGACGCAACCGGGGTCGAATATGTCGGAAGCTACCTTCAGTATGAAGCCAATACTAAACGAGCTCCGGGAACGGCGGGAGGACTACGAGCGGTTAGCGGAAAAAATTGATTCGATAAAG AATCTGTCGCAGGACGTGTCCTTCTTGTCAGCTGCGCTACAAGAGGAACGCTTCAAGACGGAGCGACTGGAGGAACAAATCAATGATCTCACTGAACTGCACCAAAATGAG gtagaaaatttaaaacaagcACTCACGGATGTTGAGGAGAAAGTACAGTACCAGAGCGAAGAGCGAATACGAGACATACACGAGGCGCTCGATCTGTGTCAAactaaa ATCAGCAAGCTGGAGCAGtgggcggcgggcggcggcggcgcgggcggcgcggggggcgcgggcggggaggcgggcggcgcggccGCGCTGCCGCCGCGCCTGCTGCTCGTCAAGCTGCTCAACGTGGCCATCACGCTGCTGCAGCTGGCGCTGCTGCTGGTGGCCACCGTGGCCGGCGTCGCCATGCCCTTCCTGCGCACCAG ggTGCGAGTCCTTACAACAAGTTTAGCCGTAATGGTCGGCGTTATGGTCTTAAAACAGTGGCCCGAAGTCACTCAGCTCTCGGAGCACCTGGTCCGACGCCTCAAGGAATACCTTCTAGACAAGCACCACGACAG gTATGAATGCAAGTCGTTGTGTGGTTGA